The window TTCCAGCTCGACGTCGGGCGCTACCCGACCACGGAGGAGGGCCTCGAGGCGCTGCGCGTGCGGCCGAACTCGGCGCCGCGCTGGGCGGGTCCGTACCTGCGCGACGAGATCCCGCTCGATCCGTGGGGTCACCCGTACGTGTACCGGAGCCCGGGTGAGGGCGGCGCCAACTACGACATCGGCAGCTACGGCGCCGACGGCCGCGCGGGCGGCGACGGCAACAACGCCGACATCGTCATCTCCGGGTAGCCTTGCGCGCGTCGTTTCCATGCGTGACCCGGGTGGCGCGACGCCCGGGGAGCGAGGACGGCTTCACGTTCCTCGAGATTCTGCTCGTCGTCGGCATCATCGCGGTCGCGGCGACGCTGGTCGCGCCCGCGATCGATGCCGGCATGCGCGCGCGCGAGGTGCGTAGCGCGGTGCGCGCGATCGCCGCGACGCTGCGCACGGTGCAGAGCGACGCGGTGGTCTCCGGCCGCGTGCAGCATCTGATCATCGATCCGCACGACAACAAGATCGGCGCGGTCGAGCGTGACGCGGT is drawn from Candidatus Binatia bacterium and contains these coding sequences:
- the gspG gene encoding type II secretion system major pseudopilin GspG → MRRNERREAGFTLIELLVVLVIIGLLATLVAPNFIGQSEKAKPKAARVQLENLRNALDMFQLDVGRYPTTEEGLEALRVRPNSAPRWAGPYLRDEIPLDPWGHPYVYRSPGEGGANYDIGSYGADGRAGGDGNNADIVISG
- a CDS encoding prepilin-type N-terminal cleavage/methylation domain-containing protein, producing the protein MARRPGSEDGFTFLEILLVVGIIAVAATLVAPAIDAGMRAREVRSAVRAIAATLRTVQSDAVVSGRVQHLIIDPHDNKIGAVERDAVLELGDVAQLTDIRGGEIDPSGLVRVNFYPNGSTSGLDLVVDDRESPGDIGFLVSLDPLVGLVTIQDEPHR